The Arachis ipaensis cultivar K30076 chromosome B07, Araip1.1, whole genome shotgun sequence genome includes a window with the following:
- the LOC107609818 gene encoding probable nucleoredoxin 2 isoform X1: MMWKEYGSTYMEYKCRKRRVWEVLLPLSFYSAFNFNHTLISTIYNIKANLRKRKRKRKRERVMRTVIMKEGTHEGVVKDNGNSDEVSSYNRFSQLLSSKDRDFLLSPTGTQVKVSDLEGKVVGLFFGANWYPPCRGFTQMLVGIYEELKSSVPQQFEIVYVSSDEDLDAFNGFYGTMPWLAIPFSDLETKKALNRKYDVEGIPCLIMLQPDGSKDDATIRDGVELIYRYGIQAYPFSKERLEQLHEQEREKRENQTLTNLLANQHRDYVLGQSGLIQVPIASLVGKTVGLYFSAEWCVPCAKFTPKLISIYHKIKQELSEKGSEEDFEIVLVSHDRDKASFDSYYGTMPWLALPFGDPEIKNLARHFDVQGIPCLVIIGPTGKTITGHGRNLINLYQENAYPFTGEKVLQLEKQLTEEAKGLPRLVRHEGHRHELNLVSDGNGGGPFICCVCDEQGSNWAYQCLECGYEVHPRCVTNAPERDNNVVVGR, encoded by the exons ATGATGTGGAAAGAATACGGTTCCACTTATATGGAATATAAATGTCGGAAGAGGAGAGTATGGGAAGTTCTTCTTCCACTCTCCTTTTACAGTGCCTTCAATTTCAACCATACACTGAtatcaacaatatataatatcaaAGCTAatttaagaaagagaaagagaaagagaaagagagaaagagtgaTGAGGACGGTGATAATGAAGGAAGGAACTCATGAAGGTGTGGTGAAGGATAATGGTAACTCGGATGAAGTTTCAAGCTATAATAGATTCTCACAACTGCTTTCTTCCAAAGATCGTGATTTTCTGCTCTCTCCAACGGGGACTCAG GTGAAAGTTTCTGATCTTGAAGGAAAAGTAGTGGGCCTATTTTTCGGTGCCAACTGGTACCCACCATGCCGTGGATTCACCCAAATGCTAGTTGGAATCTACGAGGAGCTGAAAAGCAGTGTCCCTCAACAATTTGAGATTGTGTATGTGTCCTCTGACGAGGATTTGGACGCCTTTAATGGCTTCTATGGAACCATGCCGTGGCTTGCAATTCCATTCTCAGATTTGGAAACGAAGAAAGCCTTGAACAGAAAGTATGACGTGGAAGGCATTCCATGCTTGATTATGTTGCAACCCGATGGAAGCAAAGACGATGCGACAATTCGCGATGGGGTTGAACTTATATATCGCTATGGAATCCAAGCTTATCCTTTTAGTAAGGAGAGGTTGGAGCAGTTGCACGAGCAAGAGAGAGAGAAGCGTGAGAACCAGACTCTCACTAATTTACTTGCTAACCAGCATAGAGACTATGTTTTGGGCCAATCCGGACTCATTCAG GTACCTATTGCATCTTTAGTGGGTAAAACTGTTGGACTCTACTTTTCAGCGGAATGGTGCGTGCCATGCGCGAAGTTCACTCCGAAACTAATTTCCATTTATCACAAGATCAAGCAGGAGCTAAGTGAAAAGGGTTCAGAGGAAGACTTTGAAATAGTGCTGGTTTCCCACGACCGTGACAAAGCATCATTTGACTCTTACTACGGTACCATGCCATGGCTAGCTTTGCCTTTTGGGGACCCAGAGATCAAGAACCTCGCTAGGCACTTCGATGTGCAAGGGATTCCTTGCTTGGTAATCATAGGTCCCACTGGTAAAACCATAACGGGGCACGGGAGGAACTTAATAAACTTGTACCAAGAGAATGCATACCCTTTCACCGGTGAGAAAGTGCTACAGCTGGAGAAACAACTAACTGAAGAGGCGAAGGGGCTTCCGAGATTGGTGCGCCATGAAGGGCATAGACATGAGCTGAATTTGGTGTCTGATGGGAATGGAGGTGGGCCATTCATATGCTGTGTGTGTGATGAACAAGGATCTAATTGGGCCTACCAGTGTCTCGAATGTGGCTATGAAGTGCATCCAAGGTGCGTTACTAATGCTCCAGAACGTGACAATAATGTCGTCGTGGGAAGATGA
- the LOC107609818 gene encoding probable nucleoredoxin 2 isoform X2: protein MFDSSFHYVMVSSFDVAFVEDRASQAKDKCHLNRSSSIYSLLCTRGLLLPTNSGPFRCHVPFVNLEGTRFYPLLFSSLLSTSVKVSDLEGKVVGLFFGANWYPPCRGFTQMLVGIYEELKSSVPQQFEIVYVSSDEDLDAFNGFYGTMPWLAIPFSDLETKKALNRKYDVEGIPCLIMLQPDGSKDDATIRDGVELIYRYGIQAYPFSKERLEQLHEQEREKRENQTLTNLLANQHRDYVLGQSGLIQVPIASLVGKTVGLYFSAEWCVPCAKFTPKLISIYHKIKQELSEKGSEEDFEIVLVSHDRDKASFDSYYGTMPWLALPFGDPEIKNLARHFDVQGIPCLVIIGPTGKTITGHGRNLINLYQENAYPFTGEKVLQLEKQLTEEAKGLPRLVRHEGHRHELNLVSDGNGGGPFICCVCDEQGSNWAYQCLECGYEVHPRCVTNAPERDNNVVVGR, encoded by the exons ATGTTTGATAGTTCTTTTCATTATGTGATGGTGAGTTCCTTCGATGTTGCTTTCGTGGAGGACCGAGCATCCCAGGCGAAGGACAAGTGTCACCTAAACCGTTCATCTAGCATTTACTCTTTGCTTTGTACACGTGGCCTATTATTGCCTACAAACAGTGGGCCATTTCGGTGCCATGTCCCTTTCGTGAATCTGGAAGGGACTCGATTCTATCCGCTTCTCTTCTCTTCCCTTCTTAGTACCTCG GTGAAAGTTTCTGATCTTGAAGGAAAAGTAGTGGGCCTATTTTTCGGTGCCAACTGGTACCCACCATGCCGTGGATTCACCCAAATGCTAGTTGGAATCTACGAGGAGCTGAAAAGCAGTGTCCCTCAACAATTTGAGATTGTGTATGTGTCCTCTGACGAGGATTTGGACGCCTTTAATGGCTTCTATGGAACCATGCCGTGGCTTGCAATTCCATTCTCAGATTTGGAAACGAAGAAAGCCTTGAACAGAAAGTATGACGTGGAAGGCATTCCATGCTTGATTATGTTGCAACCCGATGGAAGCAAAGACGATGCGACAATTCGCGATGGGGTTGAACTTATATATCGCTATGGAATCCAAGCTTATCCTTTTAGTAAGGAGAGGTTGGAGCAGTTGCACGAGCAAGAGAGAGAGAAGCGTGAGAACCAGACTCTCACTAATTTACTTGCTAACCAGCATAGAGACTATGTTTTGGGCCAATCCGGACTCATTCAG GTACCTATTGCATCTTTAGTGGGTAAAACTGTTGGACTCTACTTTTCAGCGGAATGGTGCGTGCCATGCGCGAAGTTCACTCCGAAACTAATTTCCATTTATCACAAGATCAAGCAGGAGCTAAGTGAAAAGGGTTCAGAGGAAGACTTTGAAATAGTGCTGGTTTCCCACGACCGTGACAAAGCATCATTTGACTCTTACTACGGTACCATGCCATGGCTAGCTTTGCCTTTTGGGGACCCAGAGATCAAGAACCTCGCTAGGCACTTCGATGTGCAAGGGATTCCTTGCTTGGTAATCATAGGTCCCACTGGTAAAACCATAACGGGGCACGGGAGGAACTTAATAAACTTGTACCAAGAGAATGCATACCCTTTCACCGGTGAGAAAGTGCTACAGCTGGAGAAACAACTAACTGAAGAGGCGAAGGGGCTTCCGAGATTGGTGCGCCATGAAGGGCATAGACATGAGCTGAATTTGGTGTCTGATGGGAATGGAGGTGGGCCATTCATATGCTGTGTGTGTGATGAACAAGGATCTAATTGGGCCTACCAGTGTCTCGAATGTGGCTATGAAGTGCATCCAAGGTGCGTTACTAATGCTCCAGAACGTGACAATAATGTCGTCGTGGGAAGATGA